The Diospyros lotus cultivar Yz01 chromosome 11, ASM1463336v1, whole genome shotgun sequence region TTCTATCAGTGGGACTATTTTTCTCTCCATATGCTCCAAATAAACATAGTCTTTACACCCCCTAGCAGATATTAAGGGAAGAGAagggaaaaatattttacttagaTTTTTTGACACCATATGTTTGACAGCCAATTGACCAACTAACGAAATGCAACTAAATGATTAAAGTGATGAAGTAGGATGTAAGATTTTAGTGAATGGCTTTTTGACTCGATGAAATTAATAGAGTTTTGGTAGAAATGTAAGGCAAAGGCATAGACATACTGACCACTAGAGTTGTGACGGGCAAACTTGGCTCCATAAGAATTCTGAGAAGCATATCTGAGAAGAAGCACGAGGAAATCAGGAAGCGTTCATATTAAACATCCAAAATATACCCCTAGGGTTGGCATGGTAATAAAGGTCTATAGTGGCCGTTTTCTGCCACCAAGGACAGAACCTTTATGTGTGCCAACTTAGTACACGTGGTTTATGGGCTATTGTATTATACACCCAATAAGTTTACCCAGTGTGCATTTGAAGACTAATGGCTACAGGTTTCCCAccatcataaaaaatttaaaaacaacacagatatataaataataatttatggaTCCGGTAACTATAGCACTCAATAGAAACTAATATTTGGCTTGATGAACATCAAAACACTGCCCAGCACTGAACCATGAACCTTTGCTTAACTGATAGTGGAGCAACACAATCTTCTAagggaatcttgaaaaaaaattaataaatcaaaactgCAAGAACTTTTCATTTCTGTGAATATGGTAGCgagcaaaaataataatgacCAAGAAACCAGCTCATATAGCTGTTTGCAGCATGTTACGTGGACACTGTAGGATGAAATTAGGGTTCAAATGGCCTGTCCATACTGCAATTTCACATTTTGCTATATGTGCAAAGCTTCAGCTGGCTTTCTATAGTAAAAGGGATACCGGACCGAAACAAATTTCAATTGAGAAAGCTgggaattcataattaaatgtCCTTGAAACTAATGATGAGAAAATGTAAGCAAGAACATAGCACATGGCTCCCGCAGATAGTGATACAGGATTTCTCTGTTGAAAATGGGGCCCTACTTGCAATTATGTGCATGGATTCAATCAAGACAGTTATGCgataaaaaggaaaacatttcTAGCAATCAATCACTATAGTGTCACTCCTAGTCATGAAACTTGCATCCTCTTTTCCTTCCACCAGTAACACCACACCTAATACTCGATCATGCAACTAGGTTTCATATCTTGTATATTGAAAACTTTCACTTATCTCGGGTCTCCCTCGTGTTCcacaaaacatatattttttaaaaaatttgatagtgCAAGTTGAAAACTTCATAACAGGTAAGTTAATATTCCACCATACAAGAACTATTCTCACCAAAGAAATAACAACTCTGAAACCCTGCTATAGTTTGAACAGCCCAGTGCTGCATATCCTTCTTCAACTCTGTTCTTGAAATGCTCGAACCAAAGTTCAAACACAGCCTCAGCAAGAAAGCCTCAATCATGACAATCCCTGCTATGTAACCAATTCCACACCCTCCTCTAAGCCCACTGCAAAGCTGACCGCTAACGAGCGGAAAAAACACTCTCAAATCATCCCCAGATTCGCATCTCTCTCCAACTCCGTCAACCGTCCAAACCCGAACCAAATCCGCAAAACCAGCCGTCAATCCATCTGCCCCATCTTTTGGTCCCTCGAAACAGTTCGAGCAGCACATGCTTATGTAACTACAAATCCGTTCCACCAAACCATCAATCTCTCTGTTCAAGCACAAGCCATTCTTCGAACAATAAACCACAATGTCATACAGCCGGTACACAGCAGGAGCCAGCAAGGCGACACTCTTCAACCGGCTTACAGCCGGACTCGAACACGAAACCAGCAAGTGAAACAAGTCCTTTGCAGCCCACAACATCCGAGCAACTTTCTTCGAAGGCTCTTCAGCAATCAACTTCGCAGAGCTGTGAAATGTCACCGCAGCGTAGAACCAGGTGATCTCGAGAGGCGGATCGTCCATTGTCTGCACCAATCGGCAAAAAATCGAACTCAGCTCCGAGAAATCGGTCGAGCCCTTGCTGTACTCGGCTAGAAAGTGAGTGATTGACTCTCCGAGCATGAGCTCGTAATTGTGGCCCAGCAGCTTCGGGCGGTCGATCGGCCGGCCGTTCATGATCGGCGGCTtggaaaattgaagagaatCGGACCCGAACCGGTGCTGAATTGAGGGACTACTATTAACTCTTGGGGAGGTTTCGGTTTAGCGGTAAGATCAAAACCCTAGTTTTTCGATTTTGTAATGGGGGAGTACATGGAAAGTGAACCCGTGTGGGCCCCTTTGTAACGGGCAACATTTTGAATTTGGTTCGCcacaacaaatattatttaaaataaatatttccttttGCTCGTTATTAATTCAATAATTCATCGGTACTATCATTCTTTGATTCTCTAGTCTAGtgctatttattttattaaattaaatgtgtaaattgtgttaaatattttatttttaaaatattttttttatatctcacttaaaatttaactatattaataatatttaaatttatgactAAGGATAATACTAGAGAGCCAGACGGGTGTATCGACAGCCTTACAGAaggcatttaaaatttttaattttaattttattcgtGCGACCCAAGGATAATACTAGAGAGCCAGATGGCTCTACCGACAACCTTACAGaagacatttaaaatttttaattttaatttcattcgTGTGGTCCAATGTCTGGTTTAACACCcactattttctctttctccctttcctATCACTCACAtaccttctttctcttttttctccaTTGCATCTACTCCACTCCTTTCTCCTCccctctctctgtgtgtgtttCATCTGCTACTATTCTTCTAGTCCATTTGTCGTCTTTAGCCTCCAATGCAGCCATCGTCGTTACGGTTCACCGCCACCATCAGTATTTCTGGTCATCGTTCGGTAAGGCTGCAACCTCCATTGTTATTTCTCTTCCcctactctctctttctccttccccccatctctctcttctcattGTCACTGTTGTTTATCGCTGTTGAAGCCATTGCCATCAACACTTCTTCTCGGCATTTGCCTCTAGTGCTGCTTTCATCCCTGTTATAGCCGCATCCTCTGTCGTTTGCCACCATCAACGCTTTTGGTTGCcgatgtctctctctctttgggtCTTCTCGTTCTGGCCGACGGCTTCTCCTCTCCTATCGTCGTTCGCTGCTATTGCTCATCGTTTGTTGAAAATGTATATTCTAATTtgaatatgtaaatatatacaaattaattttatatattacataaaagaTTTACATTTGATACACCtgcaaatttttgaaaaatttatatgaaacgAAAATGCAAACGTGGGCCGAAAACACCTAATAAAGTAGCCGAAAATCCaaggaaattaaattaaataaaataaaaatagcaaaaagGCAAAAAAGCCAAATTGGGGGCCAGCCgcaattttgttttattttttaaattattaaataaaaattaaactataaattataatattaatttttaataaaaatatattcatattcatcacaatatattatatttttttccttatcattcatacaaaatataaaattttatgattgtAACTatgttatgtataaataattatatatatattcttatgttattatttatttacattactttaattaaaaagttaaaaattgtatgtaaaattgtataaaattatcacatttcacaaaaatcaacaattatatgtaaaattatacaaaattataatatcatattttacgtttatataaataatacaacTAGATAATATCATAAAACTATACCTTaacctaaaatatatttatttgtcactgtttaaattatatttttgtttaaacaaatatattttaataaatatattatatatgtgttaattttaaatttttaaaacttaaaaataaaatgatcaatCCATAAACCGatgtttttatcatttatgatagatgtttttattatttatgatagattaaaaatgtgtattttttaatcaaaattttaaaaatattaagtggaatatattgaaaaataaatacaacttCCAGATTGAAGAACAGTAGGAAAtggcaatgagagagagagagaagacccAGAAAAAGAGGTGTCGGCAATCAGAAGCGTTGATGGCGACAAATGACAGAGGAGGCAGTTGTAATAGGGATGAAAGCAGCACTAGAGGCGAACGCCGAGAAGAAGCGTTGATGGCAACGGCTTCAACGGCGGTGAATGATGACGAGAATGAGAAGAGAAAGATGAGGGGAAGAGAGGTGGggggaaggagaaagagagagcaggGGAAGAGACATAACGATGGAGGCTACAATCTTACCGAATGACGACCAGAAGTGTTGATGGTGGCGGCGAACCACAGCGGATGTGGCTGCATTAGAGGCTAACAACAGCGAAAGGACTAGAAGGAAAGTAGTAGACGaaacagagaaagagaagggagGAGAAAGGAGAAGATGGAGTAGATGCAatggagaaaagagaaaaagagggtATCTGAGTgatagaaagggagagagagaaaatagtgGGCGGTAAACTAGACATTGGGCCACgcgaataaaattaaaattaaaaattttaaatgtcttTTGTAAGGCTATCGGTAGAGTCGTTTGGCTCTCTAGTATTATCCTATGACTAGGGATGTGTAAAATGTActttaaattgataattatatatagtgtaaaatgtattatatatttgtgtgtgtttggtaaaataaaagtttagaagaatatactttaattttaaataaatagattaaaaaaatattttttgtaatgaatttaataaataatatttataaatgtatatttaaataattaaattgacttttaaataataattttgacctcaaaaaatattaaacgaaaaaatttaatatttaataagtataataaaaagaaaatacacaatatatataataactaataGGAACTTTAAAAGTTgattaatattcattttaacattaatgattaatattttaataaattttgatgtatCTAACTAGGTTTAAATAGAAACAACGcacctaaaaaaaaataggttCCAATAAATTGCGTTAAAAGAGTACTGTGATTTAGATTATGGAGGATAGCAACGCAACTGGTCCAAACACCATATTCCACGGGTCGGGTCCCGATACAGTTAGGCGAACTAGGGTATAAAATCACCACCACCGCTCGCAGCATTCAGTTCTCGACGCGCTTTTTTATCTGTTAGGGTTTtcgcaactctctctctctctctctctctccggcgGGCGCGAAGCACAGATGGCGGACGAGGCTCAGTACGCATCGCCCACAGACTCCTCGTTAGGCAGCAAGCGCAAGTACGAGGACGAGACAGCGCCCTCTGGCCCTCGTAGGCCCACTGGCTTCTCGGCTCCCGTCGCGTCGCAGTCACCAGACTCCGCCAACGCGCCTTCATACAACAGCGTTCCTCCTCCTGTCGACGACATCCAGCTCGCCAAGCAGCGCGCCCAGGAGATCGCTGCTCGACTCTTCAACAGCGCCGAGGCAAAGCGCCCTAGGGTTGACAATGGCGCTACAGGCTTCGATTCCGCGGACAGTAAGGGTTTCGGCTCTGTCCTGGATGGTATTTCTTTGGTGTCATTTATGTTTTAGATTTAACTATTTTGAAATGCTTAATTTACACTGTCTTGGCTTTATTGGTTTGGATACGGATGGTAGATAGGGTATTTTTGCGTCCAGTTGCTGATTCTGATGCTTCTTGTTTAGTTTGGGACATTTTTCATAGGGTTTCATGTCTACAGGGTTTAGACAAGGAGAACAACATGACAGAAAAAAGCCAACGAGGGAATTGTAGCCAGATTTATTTGCATACTCGTTTTTGGTCGCGCTAGAAAACGAGAAGAAGTTGAATAAATGTTTGTCCGAGTATTCATTTGTTTAAGGATCTCCCCAATATTCAGTTCTTAATTTGGGTATCTATCAGTGGGTATACCGTATATCTAACatcagcaacaacaacaattatcAGGGGCCTTTATCTCACTAAGTGGGGTTGGCTACAAGCATTCTAGTTCTCCTCTCATTTCAATGGGAATATCCTGTGGACGGACATTATACCCTCTTAAGTCCATTAAATCAGTGGGTAGTACGAGTTAGGTTGTTCCCTTCCCTTTTTTCAATGGGGGTAAAAAAATCACGATTTCTGTTAATGACTTGATGGTGGTTgcatctttatttcatttttctcttttctactAGTTGCTAGTTGACATAAGTGGATACAGAGCTTAAATTCAACACCTATTATCTGATTTCTGTAttgatttttttcacttttcatGTTCTAGTGAGAATATTACAGCTTGATTTTCCCATTGGGTCCTCTGAAAGTTAGCTAATGTACTGAGTTGCTGAATTTTTTAAATGCAGATGCTGGACAGAAGCCTCTCCTGTCAAGTGTGACTCCCTCATCAATGCCTGCTGCATATGGTTACCAGGGAACAAGCAAAAGGATTGAAATACCGAATGGGAGGGTCGGTGTCATTATTGGGAAGGCTGGAGAAACTATCAAGTACCTTCAGCATCAATCTGGAGCCAAGATTCAAGTCACTAGGGATATGGATGCAGACCCTAATTCCCCCACGAGGACAGTTGAACTTATGGGTACTCCAGATCAAATAACCAAAGCTGAGCAGTTGATACAAGATGTACTTTCTGAGGTACCATGGTTTAGTAGCAAATCAGTGTATTTTACTCCTTTTTATTTTCCCcaaactctttttcttttaataaggGTATGGGTTGAATGTCTTTGATTCAATTGAAGCTTGCACTTGTTGTGTGGTTGAAATGTATACACGATAATAAGCTGAATTGTGTTTTAACCAAACCTTTTGATGTTTGAGACAGGCTGAAGCTGGGGGATCAGGAACTGTTACTCGGAGATTAAGCGGACAGCAATATGGCGCTGAgcattttgaaatgaaaattccCAACAACAAGGTAAACTGGCATATTAATTTGGAGTTGCTAATTGTCCGTCACAATTAAAATCCTGGATGGACTGTTATTTTGATACCTGTATGTGTTCAGGTTGGTCTTGTAATTGGAAAAGGAGGTGAGACCATAAAGAATATGCAAGCCAGCTCAGGGGCTCGTATTCAGGTCTGTTATTAAATGTTGCACATGTTGTTTTTCTGTTGATTCTATAACTAGTTCCACACAATCTCATGGCTTTTTTCTTTCTGTTAGATTTTGGTTCTTTAGTCTCATGgcattaattattttccttgTCACGTAAAATTCAGTGTATGAGGTTCCATTTTAATTGTTGGCTCGATGataattattttccttctcATTAATTTGACACAGGTGATTCCGCTGCACCTTCCCCCAGGTGACACATCGATGGAGAGGACAGTACATATAGATGGGACCAGTGAACAGATTGAGGCTGCAAAACAGTTGGTCAATGAAGTTACCAGTGAGGTATGTTTGGTTGTTTTGTATTCTTGCAGATGCAGTCTATTCAACCTCGAGTTTGCTTTTTTGCTTGTTCATTATAGTTTTAACTAGAAGCTAGGTTCTGAAGGCAAGCAACGTGTCCTCTCTATGTTATTTGTCAGTATATAACTAGAATTGGAAGATCAGCCTTGCTTAAAGGATCCATATATAGCCCTTCTGGTTCAGCATGCTCTAGGTTATTAATGGTATTCGgaattgtttttttcttcttgacaATTCCACGATTtgttgtttaaaaattaaatgtcaATTGccaaaaaatagtatttaaatagtgTTTATAATTTAGTTACATGATGCTTTTCAAAAGCATCTATTTGGGTTTATTTATCTGTTGGTGACAATTCttaatcaaaaccaaaattctctcagtaatttattcaaatgattatattaaatgtatgtataattaaaaatggtcaTCAATCCTTGCTTTCTGAAAATATAGCTTGTGCTCTATCTCATGGGAAAATGGTTCTCTTTTGGAGCTTTGATattattttgcaaaaatttctcacattctttccttttgttctATTTCCTCTTTGTTTGAATATTATCCTTCAATTATGCAATGGATATTCTTTCGGGCTTGCTGGCCGTACTATCAAGTGAGATAGTTTTGACTCAAAGCGTAGCAgtttagttctttttttttttttaaatctttagtCAATATCTTTTGATGGCACTTCATTGttgttttccttctattttttcttcctgCAATTATGTTTGGTATTTGAAGTTCTGCTGTGTTTTTCTGTTGCTATTTGCTAAGCTTCATTAAGTATAATTAGTTAGCATTAGGATTAGGGGGTTATTGTTTGTATCATTGATTTCCACGTGGTTTGATATATTTCATGTTAACTCTTTGACATGTTGTGTTTTAAGTCTGTAGATTTTGTTTGGCACATCAAGATTCTACtccatttttgtgtattttgacTTCTCAAATTAAAGAAGTTGTTAGTTGTGCATGTTATTGGATTAGATTCCTCCTATGAATGACACTCCTTGGAATTGGGGCTTCATGCATTTGCAGTTGCCACAGTAGTATATGGACATGTGACTTGGCATGCATCTTGGTGCGCCTTGTTTCTCTTGTTTCAAGAGTGAAGTTGAAATCATATTTCTGCTTTATCAGATGATCTCAcagttaatattttttatggtaTATAACATTAactgttattaattttgtagagAGCTTATAGCCTTTTGGTCTATGCTGACAAAAGTGGTAATCTTTGCAAGTCAGACTGGTTACATGTAGAGATGTTACTGGTTATCGGTTTTCTTTCCTATTCTGCTTTTAGGAAATGCTGAAGTCTCTAAATAGATGTGTAGAAATTGGTTGGTTTAAAGTTATTTTCTGGTGTACCAAAATGGCTTCTGGATGGTGGAATTTgacttttctttgttcttaTTCCTTTGTGAGAGGTGCTCTTAACCTCTTAATTGAGTCCTTGCCATCATTGGTAATTTGTTCAGCAGTATTCCTCTGTGCTCTTGATATTTGGAGTTCTCTTTGTGAATTTTGTGCAGGATGAGTATGACTGTTTTTTAAGTGCAGGTTTACCATTTGCAATTGGTTCAATAAGGTCTTTTTTATATTGGCGGGTGTTTAAGAAATGCAATCATCAGCagtatttggtttggtttcatATAGTCACCCCTTAACAATGGTGATAATTCATGATCATTTAAGATGTGTATCAAGTGCTATGGtgatttttttggatatttaagATATGAGGTAGGTTTCACctaatttcttttctaattAGGCAGTTAGGGCCTACACAAGTGGCTGTTGAGGATGCATGTGAATCAACTATTTGCCCATTCTGTTGAATCCAAGTGAATAACTTTTGGGATTGTCAGTTGTAGCCTCATGTCCTTTGACATATATCTCATTTCTGATGCTGTCATTGGGAACTATTGTAGGGTTAGTAGGTATTGGTGTATTGGTCACACCACCATGGAGTCCCTGAGGTATTCATTTCCTACGACATTGTTCTGGTATGGTTCTAAACTTTATATGCTGATAATTATATCTCAGTTGGCAAAGGGAAGCTAGGGGCTTATATTGTGGAGATAAAACTGGAAATTTTTGGAGAGAATGATGAACCTTTGAGAATATTTACGTTATTGTTCCCCTaagaatattatattatgttttttaggCATTTTATAGAGATTACTTTAAGCATCTAAGCAACTAAGCTGCTTGCATGTCGAAAGAAAGTGCAAGTACCTTTTTAGGTCAATTTAATGATGTTTGATTTGATATTGAACTTGAAGACAGTTAATTTACATTTTTGATGGGTACATGGAGTttactaatatatttttttatttgggttTGGATAATATTTTAGAACTTCCCTCATTGTGAAATAAGCTCCAAGCAATACCATGAGTACCATGTAATTGCaactaatttttgaattctTAAAAGCTTGAACTGCTGTTGGTCGTCTGGTGGTTAGTTCCAGTTACTATAGTTTGAATTTCACGTGTTATATAAAGATACCTTTGCTTCCATTTTTTCCTTAAATAACCTGTTTCAAGTCTGTCCTTTTGGAAGGGTAAGTTTTGACAAGGGCTTAGCTTTTGAGGTTTTTACGTCTCACTTATTATAGATATTTTCTGCTAGGTGTGCCTATCCAATGAATCATTCAGGCACCCAGGTAGTAGTTCTTTTATCAGTTGATGAGTTTGGGCATTTTGGCCATAATGAAGATATGAAACAACAATTATGCTGTGTTTTTCTGTTCCCTCTAGCTTGTAAAAATCTTATTCCAGATTTATGTCACACTTTGTCAACTTGTTCATTTCCTGAAAGTGTGGAAGCTTGTCATTTTTTTGCTTGTATTTGGTGGGGAACattagtgggataaaggctggatatgttgttgttgtttatttgGTGGGGAACATTAAGTGAAATTGATGGATGAACACTTCATAGGATCTTCAAATAGTGATCTTGCTTAAATCTTGATGATTGTTCAGTAAGCTTTTCCTCCAATTGTTTGTTAAGTCGGCTGATCTGTTAAAATTTGTTCTTATGTACTTAGGTATTAAGTGAGTTTTCTTAATTCATCCATGGAATGTTTGATGTTTGTAGTTTTTGGTGGCAACCCAATTGTATACAATATAATTCGTATTAGGGTGCTGTCATTGTAGTAGGTAATCAATGATATGTCAAGATGGTCTTATTATAGTATACAATCATTTCAGTTgttttttgttctctttctGGATTGGGCAGATACCAATGAGAATCCTTTTTGTTGTACAGTACATTAATGACATGTTTTGTGAGATATATCTTGGTATAGCAGTTGACTATAAAACCTGTTGCCTTTTGATGGCAATACGGTTTGTATTATCTCTGCTTTTTTGTGCAAACTTGTGtagtttttgtatatttttttggtaCCCATTCGCTTCAAATAGGGAGAGGATGGGCTTCTGCAGGAGTGACTCAATAATACAACAAACCATTACGGTATGTAGGTTCCCAAACCCCTCTTGATAAAATATGAATCGTGCATCCTTCTACACTGGTATTAATTTCTGACATGTTAATGTGCTGTTTATGATGATTTCTAGTTCTGCTCCTGTTCTATGGTGTTAAAGCATATGTATTCTGATTCTCTGCTTGTGTATTTTTCCAACAAGTTCTGTCAGGTTTACTCGGTTCATATGAAATATCTGTTTGCTGCAGAATCGTGCTAGAAATCCATCAATGACTGGAGGATATCCTCAGCATGGTTACCAAGCACGACCTCCAACTAGCTGGGCTTCTCCTGCTCCTCAAATGCAACAACCTGGTTATGGTTACACACAGCCGGGAGCATATCCTACCCAAGTACCACAATACATGTCTCAGCCACAATACCCTGGGTATCCTCAACAAACCTCTGGTGGTTATCCTACTGGCTGGGACCAGACAACTGGAGCACCAAATCAGCAGACTGGTCAGGGAGCTGGTTATGATTACTATAGCCAGCAGCCTCAGCAGCAGCAAGGATCTGGTGGTTCTTCAGGCCCTGCAGATAATACCAGTTATGGTTACAGTCAGCCACCAGTTTCTGGCTATAATCCACAAGGACAATCTTTTCCTCAAGGTGGCTATGGTGGATATGCAGCCCCAGTTCCACAACCTGGATATGGTCAGCCTCAGCCAAATCCTCAGGGTTATGATCAGCAGCAAGGGTACGCTTCTTATGGTAATGCAGCCAACCCAACCCCAGAGGGACTCACAGCTTATGCGGGAGCTCAGGGGGATTCCAATCAAGCACCTTCAAATGTTCAGTCATCGGCAGCAGGGCAACAAGGACAGAGTGGAACGCAGCAGCCAAGCCCCAACCCGGGTAGTTATCCACCTCAGGGCTCTGCCCAGCCAGGTTATGGAATTCCCACTTCCCAACCTGGTTATGGGACTCAACCGCCCTCCGGATATGGGCCCAACTATGCCCCACCTCAGGGTCAGAAACCTGCAGCCAATCAGTCGGTTTATGCGCAACCCCAACAATCACCCAGTGCTCAAGGAGGCTATGTGCAGCCTACTGCTCTGCAGGCTGGATATCCTCACTCTCAGCCCCCACCATTGCAAGCAGGTTATGCTCCACCTGATTCAGCTTCGCAGCGCCCTCCATTATCTGGTTATGGTGCTCCAACGGTTCAACCAGGGTATGGCACCCCGCCCTATGGTGTAGCTCCACTGCCTCAGCCAGGTTAtgggcagcagcagcagcagctgccACCTTACAACAGTTCATATGGTGGTGGTTATTCTCAGTCTCCAGCTTATTCTACAGATGCCAATGCTGGGGGAAATGCAGCACCATCTTCTCAGAGTGGCCAAGCTAGCGGAGCTGCCAAAGCATCACCTCAGAGCTAATGGGTGGTAAGTGAATAATCTCGTCAACAGCAAATCTTATTTTGGTGCGTATTTTTGTTTGTGGACAAGGCTGTTAATTAGTTCATGCCAGGTTTTGTAGTTGTAATAGACATACAATTCTAGAATGATTTTAAGTTCCCTTTTATGGATATTAATTGTTTCTTGTCTGAACATGGATCGACTCTTTTAttagtattgttgttgttgttgttgattctCTGCATCATACAACTTAGATTTTGGTGTTATCTCTACCATGGCCGGTAGCTGGCGCTGTTATCTCCACCTTAATAGAGGCACGATCGACATTGTTTCTACTTTCTATACCTTTTAGCTAGACCTGTTTGATAGTTGGTTCGACTGAACTATGTTGCGAGGAGTGGACAAGTCCGGGTGCATGGTGTAATTTTGTGAAGATTGATTGCAGTGCTAACTGCTAACAAAGTTTGATACTGTTTCTTACCCGGCGCTATGGAAGTATTCCGGTGCTCACAATCAATGCTGTTAGCATTGCACCATACACGATAAGTTTGGGACGACCCAGTTTGACGCTCATCTCAATCAGTACGAACCAAAGAGTGAATTGTATTTTGCTTTGAATCACAACCTGAATTGCATGTATCCTACGATATGATCCACAATATGAAAATTGGACCATGTTGGTTGACAT contains the following coding sequences:
- the LOC127812530 gene encoding uncharacterized protein LOC127812530, which translates into the protein MNGRPIDRPKLLGHNYELMLGESITHFLAEYSKGSTDFSELSSIFCRLVQTMDDPPLEITWFYAAVTFHSSAKLIAEEPSKKVARMLWAAKDLFHLLVSCSSPAVSRLKSVALLAPAVYRLYDIVVYCSKNGLCLNREIDGLVERICSYISMCCSNCFEGPKDGADGLTAGFADLVRVWTVDGVGERCESGDDLRVFFPLVSGQLCSGLRGGCGIGYIAGIVMIEAFLLRLCLNFGSSISRTELKKDMQHWAVQTIAGFQSCYFFDMLLRILMEPSLPVTTLVSSEDEVLLQEVLYDGIILVQDPFLKSQVWPALPSDYLKNFALMWLLVADKAVQFARVRGDQNRAISYIDAFSRSSLPNQLIKWIMNQTHLAEKISGPTISTPKALIRWLLILADRGVRVFDNESLQLYAKEVTWKSKTGHEKLKSKPDSGKTNCSFFFFTENNWMAQNEAEEDQEMVDWFNDPFLPTGCAGHPTDDGKSRKRQEGRPDEGEVRYKLAKFDPGDNSVGDTCLPHRDDNFNCRDEIKLQSMV
- the LOC127812886 gene encoding uncharacterized protein LOC127812886 isoform X1, producing the protein MADEAQYASPTDSSLGSKRKYEDETAPSGPRRPTGFSAPVASQSPDSANAPSYNSVPPPVDDIQLAKQRAQEIAARLFNSAEAKRPRVDNGATGFDSADSKGFGSVLDDAGQKPLLSSVTPSSMPAAYGYQGTSKRIEIPNGRVGVIIGKAGETIKYLQHQSGAKIQVTRDMDADPNSPTRTVELMGTPDQITKAEQLIQDVLSEAEAGGSGTVTRRLSGQQYGAEHFEMKIPNNKVGLVIGKGGETIKNMQASSGARIQVIPLHLPPGDTSMERTVHIDGTSEQIEAAKQLVNEVTSENRARNPSMTGGYPQHGYQARPPTSWASPAPQMQQPGYGYTQPGAYPTQVPQYMSQPQYPGYPQQTSGGYPTGWDQTTGAPNQQTGQGAGYDYYSQQPQQQQGSGGSSGPADNTSYGYSQPPVSGYNPQGQSFPQGGYGGYAAPVPQPGYGQPQPNPQGYDQQQGYASYGNAANPTPEGLTAYAGAQGDSNQAPSNVQSSAAGQQGQSGTQQPSPNPGSYPPQGSAQPGYGIPTSQPGYGTQPPSGYGPNYAPPQGQKPAANQSVYAQPQQSPSAQGGYVQPTALQAGYPHSQPPPLQAGYAPPDSASQRPPLSGYGAPTVQPGYGTPPYGVAPLPQPGYGQQQQQLPPYNSSYGGGYSQSPAYSTDANAGGNAAPSSQSGQASGAAKASPQS
- the LOC127812886 gene encoding uncharacterized protein LOC127812886 isoform X2, whose amino-acid sequence is MADEAQYASPTDSSLGSKRKYEDETAPSGPRRPTGFSAPVASQSPDSANAPSYNSVPPPVDDIQLAKQRAQEIAARLFNSAEAKRPRVDNGATGFDSADNAGQKPLLSSVTPSSMPAAYGYQGTSKRIEIPNGRVGVIIGKAGETIKYLQHQSGAKIQVTRDMDADPNSPTRTVELMGTPDQITKAEQLIQDVLSEAEAGGSGTVTRRLSGQQYGAEHFEMKIPNNKVGLVIGKGGETIKNMQASSGARIQVIPLHLPPGDTSMERTVHIDGTSEQIEAAKQLVNEVTSENRARNPSMTGGYPQHGYQARPPTSWASPAPQMQQPGYGYTQPGAYPTQVPQYMSQPQYPGYPQQTSGGYPTGWDQTTGAPNQQTGQGAGYDYYSQQPQQQQGSGGSSGPADNTSYGYSQPPVSGYNPQGQSFPQGGYGGYAAPVPQPGYGQPQPNPQGYDQQQGYASYGNAANPTPEGLTAYAGAQGDSNQAPSNVQSSAAGQQGQSGTQQPSPNPGSYPPQGSAQPGYGIPTSQPGYGTQPPSGYGPNYAPPQGQKPAANQSVYAQPQQSPSAQGGYVQPTALQAGYPHSQPPPLQAGYAPPDSASQRPPLSGYGAPTVQPGYGTPPYGVAPLPQPGYGQQQQQLPPYNSSYGGGYSQSPAYSTDANAGGNAAPSSQSGQASGAAKASPQS